The proteins below come from a single Gordonia sp. X0973 genomic window:
- a CDS encoding DUF1622 domain-containing protein, producing MKLHQVFDGVADAFEFAGVVAMVIGFLVALSLSARRYVSREGGAFTLLRTSLGSAILLGLEILVAADLIRTITSEPSLENVGVLAIIVILRTILSWSIEIEIEGTLPWRRALTESGAQVLASTAARERDHHAAADVANSRKSSPARRTRAMAKTRPTGESVTDFIASIANARRRADTSTAVEMFRSVTGARPEMWGPSIIGFGRNPYTTADGAEHDWFTVGLSPRRQALTLYGISEAAHADLLDRLGPHTTGKGCLYVKNLADVDEEVLRRLVEISWRENDDAATTT from the coding sequence ATGAAACTGCACCAGGTGTTCGACGGAGTCGCCGACGCATTCGAATTCGCGGGCGTGGTGGCGATGGTCATCGGCTTCCTCGTCGCGCTCAGCCTGTCGGCGCGGCGGTACGTCAGCCGCGAGGGCGGGGCCTTCACCCTCCTGCGGACCTCGCTGGGCAGCGCGATCCTGCTCGGCCTGGAGATCCTCGTCGCGGCCGACCTGATCCGGACCATCACCTCCGAACCGTCGTTGGAGAACGTCGGCGTCCTCGCGATCATCGTCATCCTGCGGACCATCCTGAGCTGGTCGATCGAGATCGAGATCGAGGGCACGCTACCGTGGCGACGGGCGCTGACCGAATCCGGCGCACAGGTACTCGCCTCGACGGCGGCGCGCGAGCGCGATCACCATGCGGCCGCCGACGTGGCGAACAGTCGGAAATCATCTCCCGCACGAAGGACCAGGGCCATGGCGAAGACTCGACCGACCGGCGAATCGGTGACCGACTTCATCGCCTCGATCGCCAACGCGCGCCGTCGCGCCGACACGTCGACCGCGGTCGAGATGTTCCGATCGGTGACCGGTGCGCGGCCGGAGATGTGGGGGCCGTCGATCATCGGATTCGGCCGCAACCCGTACACGACGGCCGACGGCGCGGAGCACGACTGGTTCACCGTCGGACTCTCGCCGCGCAGGCAGGCGCTGACCCTGTACGGGATCTCCGAAGCCGCGCACGCCGACCTGCTGGACCGCCTCGGCCCGCACACCACAGGCAAGGGCTGCCTGTACGTCAAGAACCTCGCCGACGTCGACGAGGAGGTCTTGCGCCGACTGGTAGAGATCAGCTGGCGCGAGAACGACGACGCGGCGACGACAACCTGA
- a CDS encoding VOC family protein — protein MLDRDAKQVGFVGVSDLDAAQRFYGDVVGLPLEDARPFALVHDGEHAQLRITLVDDVRAAPYTVAGWAVADIEAEIDRLATAGVVFRRYDGMDQDERGIWTAPGGARIAWFGDPDGNTLSLQAL, from the coding sequence ATGCTCGATAGAGATGCCAAGCAGGTGGGGTTCGTCGGGGTCTCCGATCTCGATGCCGCGCAACGGTTCTACGGAGATGTCGTGGGATTGCCACTCGAGGATGCGCGTCCGTTCGCGCTCGTCCACGACGGTGAGCACGCGCAGTTGCGCATCACCCTGGTCGACGACGTCCGTGCCGCGCCTTACACGGTTGCGGGCTGGGCGGTCGCCGACATCGAGGCGGAGATCGATCGGCTGGCCACGGCCGGGGTGGTGTTCCGTCGTTACGACGGGATGGATCAGGACGAGCGCGGGATCTGGACGGCGCCCGGCGGCGCGCGGATCGCCTGGTTCGGCGATCCCGACGGGAACACGCTCTCGTTGCAGGCGCTTTGA
- a CDS encoding oxygenase MpaB family protein, which produces MVESTVSPAHQRLRDRVKRFTRVDLLPTADVQAAFIRDHDTGDPVAERFVAQTYHGELGPDRSRALLDEALRVGIDNVPDAPDSMRELFAEFESIPEWVDPELVERGAAVWRRWGYSLGAVGNAGTMDTYTEASLAVPLSLSGGYAGASALHRYLETSRWWLEVCRPGAVLTPGSTAREVSLKVRVMHVSVRARVAEHPEWDADEHGLPISQSEMMLTLLGGSVAPAVGLFGLGFLTSPAEMRAVLHFNRYLGHLVGCHVDDMFPETVADGLRLLYFFDATRKHDSGPLGPELVEGFVPSFTPGPELRGLSRLRAVYHLQLQAGYTRLFMLPWNRRRYRLPSGVPGLAILLVRAPLVALIEAARRLSPAIDRWWQLGQVRRWRRWHAWHLGQREEKFDAGRSLRR; this is translated from the coding sequence ATGGTCGAGTCGACGGTCTCCCCCGCCCACCAGCGGTTACGCGACCGGGTCAAGCGGTTCACCCGGGTCGACCTGCTACCGACTGCCGACGTGCAGGCGGCCTTCATCCGCGACCACGACACGGGCGACCCGGTGGCCGAGCGGTTCGTCGCGCAGACGTATCACGGCGAACTCGGGCCGGATCGGTCCCGCGCCCTGCTCGACGAGGCGCTGCGGGTGGGCATCGACAACGTCCCCGATGCGCCGGACTCCATGCGCGAGCTGTTCGCCGAGTTCGAGTCGATTCCCGAGTGGGTCGATCCGGAACTCGTCGAACGGGGTGCCGCGGTGTGGCGCCGTTGGGGTTACAGCCTGGGCGCCGTGGGCAACGCGGGCACGATGGACACCTACACAGAGGCGTCGCTGGCGGTCCCCCTCTCGCTTTCGGGCGGCTACGCCGGCGCCAGCGCGTTGCACCGATACCTGGAGACCTCCCGCTGGTGGTTGGAGGTCTGTCGGCCCGGCGCCGTCCTCACCCCCGGCTCGACCGCCCGCGAGGTTTCGCTGAAGGTACGCGTCATGCATGTCTCGGTCCGCGCCCGCGTCGCGGAGCATCCCGAGTGGGATGCCGACGAACACGGCCTGCCGATCAGCCAGAGCGAGATGATGCTCACGCTGCTCGGTGGCAGCGTGGCCCCGGCGGTCGGCCTGTTCGGCCTCGGTTTCCTGACGTCTCCCGCAGAGATGAGAGCGGTCTTGCATTTCAACCGCTACCTCGGGCACCTCGTCGGATGCCATGTCGACGACATGTTCCCGGAGACGGTCGCCGACGGCCTGCGGTTGCTCTACTTCTTCGACGCGACGCGCAAACACGACTCCGGGCCACTCGGCCCGGAACTGGTGGAGGGATTCGTCCCCTCCTTCACTCCCGGACCGGAGCTACGCGGCCTCTCCCGGTTGCGCGCGGTCTATCACCTGCAGTTGCAGGCCGGATACACGCGACTGTTCATGCTGCCGTGGAACCGTCGCCGATACCGGCTGCCGTCGGGCGTGCCCGGGCTGGCGATCCTGCTGGTCCGGGCGCCGCTGGTCGCCCTGATCGAGGCCGCCCGACGACTGTCGCCCGCGATCGACCGGTGGTGGCAGCTCGGCCAGGTGCGCCGTTGGCGGCGCTGGCACGCCTGGCACCTGGGCCAACGCGAGGAGAAGTTCGACGCCGGCCGCAGTCTGCGTCGCTGA
- a CDS encoding flavin reductase family protein has translation MSSTLIATDPAHLRRAFAHFPSGLVAVAALGPDGPAGLLVSSFTSVSLDPPLASVNIGHSSSTLRVLRDRPEWGISVLGEDQQAVAEHFRAPASERFTGLGWSSTLGGAVHLHGAAAGFTTRLERLIPAGDHSIALLEVVDHFAEPETSPLVFHRSRLRRIDREGAA, from the coding sequence ATGTCGTCGACGCTCATCGCGACCGATCCGGCGCACCTCCGCCGGGCGTTCGCCCATTTCCCCTCCGGCCTCGTCGCGGTCGCCGCGCTCGGGCCGGACGGTCCGGCCGGGCTGCTCGTCTCCTCCTTCACCTCGGTCTCGCTGGACCCGCCCCTGGCGTCGGTGAACATCGGGCACTCGTCGTCGACGCTGCGCGTGTTGCGCGATCGCCCGGAGTGGGGCATCAGCGTGCTCGGCGAGGACCAGCAGGCGGTGGCCGAGCACTTCCGCGCACCGGCGTCGGAGAGGTTCACCGGCCTCGGCTGGAGTTCCACCCTCGGGGGCGCGGTCCACCTGCACGGTGCCGCCGCCGGGTTCACCACGCGCCTGGAACGGCTGATTCCCGCGGGCGACCATTCGATCGCGCTGCTGGAGGTGGTCGACCACTTCGCCGAGCCGGAGACCAGTCCCCTGGTCTTCCACCGCAGCCGACTGCGGCGTATCGACCGGGAGGGGGCGGCATGA
- a CDS encoding LLM class flavin-dependent oxidoreductase has product MTLKLHWFLPTYGDSRTIVGGGHGVPAGSAGGDRDATVDYLASIARAAEGFGFTAALTPAGPWCEDAWITTAMVARETERLGFLLALQPGLVSPTLAAQMAGTFSKHAPGRLLINVVTGGETSTQLAYGDTLDKTARYARTDEFLDIVTALWRGETVTYRGEHLQVHEAALPTLPLPTPPIYFGGSSEPAGPVAAKHSDVYLTWGEPRAAVEAKLDWIRGLAREQGRTVRFGIRLHVIARDTSEQAWAEAGRLLGALDDEVVAAAQAGLARSESTGQAAMRGLHAAHRADGSWRDPRALEIEPNLWAGVGLVRGGAGTALVGSHTEVADAIAAYADLGIDEFILSGYPHLEELYWFGEGVVGNLARRGLLDDGAFADPARSAEPTSSADPRFAGSGFGSPFLPPPSSPLPNN; this is encoded by the coding sequence ATGACTCTCAAACTGCACTGGTTCCTCCCCACCTACGGCGATTCGCGCACCATCGTCGGCGGTGGTCACGGCGTGCCCGCCGGTAGCGCCGGCGGCGACCGCGACGCCACCGTCGACTATCTGGCCTCCATCGCCCGGGCCGCCGAGGGGTTCGGCTTCACCGCCGCGCTCACCCCGGCCGGGCCGTGGTGCGAGGACGCCTGGATCACCACGGCGATGGTGGCCCGCGAGACCGAGCGCCTCGGCTTCCTGCTGGCCCTGCAGCCCGGACTCGTCAGCCCGACCCTCGCCGCGCAGATGGCGGGGACCTTCAGCAAGCACGCCCCCGGCCGACTGCTGATCAACGTGGTGACCGGCGGCGAGACCTCGACCCAGCTCGCCTACGGCGACACCTTGGACAAGACCGCCCGCTACGCCCGCACCGACGAATTCCTCGACATCGTCACCGCGCTCTGGCGCGGTGAGACGGTCACCTACCGCGGGGAGCACCTGCAGGTCCACGAGGCCGCGCTGCCGACGCTGCCGTTGCCGACCCCGCCGATCTACTTCGGGGGCTCCTCCGAGCCCGCCGGTCCCGTCGCGGCCAAGCACAGCGACGTCTACCTCACCTGGGGAGAGCCGCGCGCCGCGGTAGAGGCGAAGCTGGACTGGATCCGCGGATTGGCTCGGGAGCAGGGTCGTACCGTCCGATTCGGGATCCGCTTGCACGTGATCGCCCGCGACACCTCCGAGCAGGCCTGGGCCGAGGCCGGGCGACTTCTCGGCGCCCTCGACGACGAGGTCGTGGCGGCCGCGCAGGCCGGTCTCGCGCGCAGCGAGTCGACCGGGCAGGCCGCCATGCGCGGGCTGCACGCGGCGCACCGCGCCGACGGGTCCTGGCGCGATCCGCGGGCGCTGGAGATCGAGCCCAACCTCTGGGCCGGTGTCGGTCTCGTGCGCGGAGGCGCGGGCACGGCCCTCGTCGGCAGCCACACCGAGGTCGCCGATGCGATCGCGGCATACGCCGACCTGGGTATCGACGAATTCATCCTCTCCGGCTACCCGCACCTGGAGGAGCTGTACTGGTTCGGCGAAGGGGTGGTCGGGAACCTGGCCCGGCGCGGCCTGCTCGACGACGGCGCCTTCGCCGACCCGGCGCGGTCCGCCGAGCCGACATCGTCCGCCGACCCCCGGTTCGCCGGCTCCGGATTCGGTTCGCCCTTCCTGCCGCCCCCTTCCTCCCCGCTGCCCAACAACTGA
- a CDS encoding SfnB family sulfur acquisition oxidoreductase, whose product MTDLISTGADPLDAAPEGPTARRIGDGAQAIAVAESLAPAFAAGAGDRDAVRVHPHDEVAALSASGLLAITVPAEFGGADVEPAALARVVAVLAAADPSLAQIPQSHFTFLEALRRGGSDALAGAVYPRILDGARIANAQTERSGRTAADDGTTLRDTDDGLLLSGVKYYCTGALHADILAVRAVSGRGTGSAPHKVIAYVPADAPGITIADDWDGFGQRTTGSGTVSFDRVAVRPDHVVDFTALLADPGTYGARAQLIHAAIDTGIARGALAAAAIAATGARPWFEADVTEAVDDPYLIAQAGDLELAVRSAESLLLTAADAIQAADADPDGTGDRRRALVAEASLATAAAKVAAGRAARRAGAELFDFGGTRSASERANLSRFWRDARTHTLHDPERWKVHHLGRWALQGRYPPTHTAL is encoded by the coding sequence ATGACCGATCTCATCAGCACGGGCGCCGATCCGCTCGACGCCGCGCCGGAGGGTCCGACGGCCCGACGGATCGGCGACGGGGCCCAGGCCATCGCCGTCGCCGAGTCGCTCGCCCCCGCCTTCGCGGCGGGGGCGGGCGACCGCGACGCGGTCCGCGTCCACCCGCATGACGAGGTCGCCGCGCTCTCGGCGTCGGGCCTCCTGGCGATCACGGTGCCCGCCGAGTTCGGCGGTGCCGACGTCGAGCCGGCGGCGCTGGCCAGGGTCGTGGCGGTCTTGGCGGCCGCCGATCCGTCGCTCGCACAGATCCCGCAGAGTCACTTCACCTTCCTCGAAGCCTTGCGCCGCGGCGGGTCGGACGCACTCGCCGGCGCCGTGTACCCCCGCATCCTCGACGGTGCCCGCATCGCCAACGCCCAGACCGAGCGCTCCGGCCGAACCGCCGCCGACGACGGCACGACCCTGCGCGACACCGACGACGGCCTGCTCCTGTCCGGCGTGAAGTATTACTGCACCGGCGCCCTGCACGCCGACATCCTGGCGGTGCGCGCGGTCTCGGGCCGCGGCACCGGCTCGGCGCCGCACAAGGTAATCGCCTACGTCCCGGCCGACGCCCCCGGGATCACCATCGCCGACGACTGGGACGGCTTCGGCCAGCGCACCACCGGCAGCGGCACCGTCAGCTTCGACCGCGTCGCCGTGCGGCCCGACCACGTGGTGGACTTCACCGCGCTGCTGGCCGATCCGGGTACCTATGGCGCGCGGGCCCAACTGATCCACGCCGCGATCGACACCGGCATCGCCCGTGGGGCGCTCGCCGCGGCCGCGATCGCCGCCACGGGTGCGCGACCGTGGTTCGAAGCAGATGTCACCGAGGCCGTCGACGACCCCTATCTGATCGCTCAGGCCGGCGATCTGGAGTTGGCCGTGCGATCCGCGGAGTCCCTGCTCCTCACCGCCGCCGATGCGATCCAGGCCGCCGACGCCGATCCGGACGGCACCGGCGATCGGCGTCGGGCCCTGGTCGCCGAGGCATCGCTGGCCACCGCCGCGGCCAAGGTGGCGGCCGGGCGCGCCGCGCGTCGCGCCGGTGCGGAGCTCTTCGACTTCGGCGGTACCCGCTCCGCCTCCGAGCGGGCGAACCTCTCGCGCTTCTGGCGGGACGCCCGTACCCACACGCTGCACGACCCGGAGCGCTGGAAGGTCCACCACCTGGGCCGATGGGCGCTGCAGGGTCGCTATCCACCCACCCACACAGCCCTGTAG
- a CDS encoding acyl-CoA dehydrogenase family protein, with translation MTTTVSPAVDQQERFADALRRADAVAAQLRATAAERDHANADPVAEVDLLRQADLLQVGEPVEYGGSGLNYAQSQQLTRRIARGDTSIAHLLGYHYAQQRIPHLFGTPEQAEEISRRNAADKLFWGGVQNPRGGSALELTRDGDGYRLNGRRTFASGASVADFLSVTAVFEGDLVFLALPRDVEGFTPLGDWDNIGQRLTDSGGVEFADTPVTREQILGADPLTGKEFSAYQTLVTPHWQLAFVNFYIGTAEGALEEALDWTRLHASAWETSGLDAAVEDPYILELVGELRAQITAAALLADRAGDALQAALDFGPELTAEQRAETAVAIAEAKYVTTKVSLEAASRLFEIQGARATTSAYGFDRHWRNLRTHTVHDPVAYKAREVGDWTLNHRAPQFSLYS, from the coding sequence ATGACCACCACCGTCTCCCCCGCCGTCGACCAGCAGGAACGGTTCGCCGACGCCCTGCGCCGCGCCGACGCCGTCGCCGCGCAGCTGCGCGCCACCGCGGCCGAACGCGACCACGCGAACGCCGACCCGGTCGCCGAGGTGGACCTGCTCCGCCAAGCCGATCTGCTGCAGGTCGGCGAGCCCGTCGAATACGGCGGTTCCGGGCTGAACTATGCGCAGAGCCAGCAGCTGACCCGGCGGATCGCTCGCGGCGACACGTCCATCGCCCACCTGCTGGGCTACCACTACGCCCAGCAGCGCATCCCCCACCTGTTCGGCACCCCCGAGCAGGCCGAGGAGATCTCCCGCCGCAACGCCGCCGACAAGCTGTTCTGGGGCGGGGTGCAGAACCCGCGCGGTGGCTCGGCCCTCGAACTGACCCGCGACGGCGACGGCTATCGCCTCAACGGGCGGCGCACCTTCGCCTCCGGCGCCAGCGTCGCCGATTTCCTCTCGGTGACCGCGGTCTTCGAGGGCGACTTGGTGTTCCTCGCGCTCCCCCGCGACGTCGAGGGATTCACCCCGCTGGGCGACTGGGACAACATCGGGCAGCGCCTCACCGATTCCGGCGGCGTCGAATTCGCCGACACGCCGGTGACGCGCGAGCAGATCCTCGGCGCCGATCCGCTGACCGGCAAGGAGTTCTCGGCGTATCAGACGCTGGTCACCCCGCACTGGCAGCTGGCCTTCGTGAACTTCTACATCGGCACCGCCGAGGGTGCGCTCGAGGAGGCGCTGGACTGGACCCGGCTGCACGCGAGCGCCTGGGAGACCTCCGGGTTGGACGCGGCCGTCGAGGACCCGTACATCCTCGAACTCGTCGGCGAGTTGCGGGCGCAGATCACCGCGGCCGCCCTCCTGGCCGACCGCGCCGGCGACGCCCTGCAGGCCGCACTCGATTTCGGTCCCGAGTTGACCGCCGAGCAGCGCGCCGAGACGGCGGTGGCGATCGCCGAGGCCAAGTACGTCACGACGAAGGTCTCGCTGGAAGCCGCGTCGCGCCTGTTCGAGATCCAGGGCGCCCGGGCCACGACCAGCGCCTACGGCTTCGACCGCCACTGGCGCAACCTGCGCACGCACACCGTGCACGACCCGGTTGCGTACAAGGCCCGCGAGGTCGGCGATTGGACGCTGAACCACCGCGCCCCGCAGTTCAGCCTGTACAGCTGA
- the sfnG gene encoding dimethylsulfone monooxygenase SfnG has translation MSAHRSDQQLDAAAAPLQFAYWVPNVSGGLVVSTIEQRTDWGYDYNRQLAVLAENNGFDYALSQVRYIASYGAAYQHESTSFSLALLLATERLKVIAAVHPGLWQPGVLAKLIATADQLSGGRAAVNVVSGWFRDEFTKLGEPWLEHDERYRRSEEFISYLRAIWTSEHAEFGGDFYRLHDFDLKPKPVDVPGRTHPEIFQGGNSTAARAMAGRVSDWYFSNGKDFDGITEQVIDVNTEAALHGRHVKFGLNGFLIGRDSESEARDVLREIVAKADREAVAGFGSAVRQAGQSTSNGKGMWQDSEFADLVQYNDGFRTGLIGTPEQIAERIVAYKTRGVNLFLLGFLHYLEDVEYFGTRILPLVRELEADLASSGRLERELAANGILA, from the coding sequence ATGAGCGCACACCGATCCGATCAGCAACTCGACGCGGCCGCCGCACCGCTGCAATTCGCGTACTGGGTTCCCAATGTCAGCGGCGGACTGGTCGTCTCCACCATCGAACAGCGGACCGACTGGGGCTACGACTACAACCGGCAGTTGGCGGTCCTCGCCGAGAACAACGGCTTCGACTACGCACTGAGCCAAGTCCGCTACATCGCCTCCTACGGAGCCGCCTATCAGCACGAGTCGACGAGCTTCTCGCTGGCGCTGCTGCTCGCCACCGAGCGCCTCAAGGTGATCGCGGCCGTACACCCGGGACTCTGGCAGCCCGGCGTCTTGGCGAAGCTGATCGCCACGGCGGACCAGCTGTCCGGCGGGCGCGCCGCGGTCAACGTGGTGAGCGGGTGGTTCCGCGACGAGTTCACCAAACTGGGCGAGCCGTGGCTCGAGCACGACGAGCGCTACCGCCGCAGCGAAGAGTTCATCTCCTACCTGCGCGCCATCTGGACCTCCGAGCACGCCGAGTTCGGCGGCGACTTCTACCGCCTGCACGATTTCGACCTGAAGCCCAAACCGGTCGACGTCCCCGGCCGAACCCATCCGGAGATCTTCCAGGGCGGGAACTCCACGGCAGCCCGTGCGATGGCCGGACGCGTCTCGGACTGGTACTTCAGCAACGGCAAGGACTTCGACGGGATCACCGAGCAGGTGATCGACGTCAACACCGAGGCCGCGCTGCACGGACGCCACGTCAAGTTCGGGCTGAACGGCTTCCTCATCGGCCGCGACAGCGAATCGGAGGCCCGCGACGTGCTGCGCGAGATCGTGGCCAAGGCAGACCGCGAAGCCGTCGCGGGCTTCGGTTCGGCGGTCCGCCAGGCCGGGCAGTCGACGTCGAACGGCAAGGGGATGTGGCAGGACTCCGAGTTCGCCGACCTCGTGCAGTACAACGACGGATTCCGCACCGGCCTGATCGGCACGCCGGAGCAGATCGCCGAACGGATCGTCGCCTACAAGACCCGCGGTGTGAACCTCTTCCTCCTCGGATTCCTGCACTACCTCGAAGACGTCGAGTACTTCGGCACCCGCATCCTCCCGCTGGTCCGCGAACTCGAGGCCGATCTGGCCAGCAGCGGTCGCCTCGAACGCGAACTCGCCGCCAACGGCATCCTCGCCTGA
- a CDS encoding DUF503 domain-containing protein, which translates to MWIGWCEFDYLLGDVHSLKQKRSLVKPIVAELKRRFAVSAAEVDHLDLHRRAAIGVGVVSPDRAHLVDVLDSVERFGASRPEVELVAVRRRIVESDDLD; encoded by the coding sequence ATGTGGATCGGTTGGTGTGAATTCGACTACCTGCTCGGCGACGTGCACTCGCTCAAACAGAAGCGGTCGCTGGTCAAACCGATCGTCGCCGAGCTCAAACGCCGCTTCGCGGTGAGCGCCGCCGAAGTCGACCACCTCGATCTGCACCGACGGGCCGCGATCGGCGTCGGCGTGGTCAGCCCCGACCGCGCTCACCTCGTCGACGTCCTCGACAGCGTCGAGCGCTTCGGCGCCTCGCGCCCGGAGGTCGAACTGGTGGCGGTGCGGCGCCGCATCGTCGAATCCGACGACCTCGACTGA
- a CDS encoding transglutaminase family protein gives MSARLRLVHSTGFTYSAPVSSSFNEARITPRSDSRQSVVVEHVDTTPGARQFRYTDYWGTTVTVFDLHTPHDRLEVVGTAVVETEDETRGAETTAVDWIQLRHGSVVDEYDEMLRPTGYTPHTAELADFAAAAATGLSPAAAAEAVVAHVHDAMTYEPGTTEVHSTAAQAWQHRTGVCQDYAHITLAMLRSLGIPARYVSGYLHPLDRAEIGEAVDGESHAWVEVWTGGWWAIDPTNNKFVDDHHVTVGTGRDYADLTPVKGIYTGGAGSELDVTVRITRLA, from the coding sequence ATGAGCGCACGCCTGCGCCTGGTCCACAGCACCGGGTTCACCTATTCCGCGCCGGTGAGCTCCTCCTTCAACGAGGCGCGGATCACCCCGCGCAGCGACTCGCGGCAAAGCGTCGTCGTCGAGCACGTCGACACCACGCCCGGGGCGCGACAGTTCCGCTACACCGACTACTGGGGCACCACCGTCACCGTGTTCGACCTGCACACCCCGCACGACCGGCTGGAGGTCGTCGGCACCGCCGTCGTGGAGACCGAGGACGAGACGCGTGGCGCGGAGACGACGGCGGTCGACTGGATCCAACTGCGCCACGGCTCGGTCGTCGACGAATACGACGAGATGCTGCGCCCCACCGGATACACGCCGCATACCGCCGAGTTGGCCGACTTCGCCGCGGCCGCGGCCACCGGGCTCTCCCCCGCGGCCGCCGCCGAGGCGGTCGTCGCACACGTCCACGACGCGATGACCTACGAGCCGGGCACCACCGAGGTCCACTCCACCGCCGCACAGGCGTGGCAGCACCGCACCGGTGTGTGCCAGGACTACGCCCACATCACCCTGGCGATGCTGCGCAGCCTCGGCATCCCGGCCCGCTACGTCTCCGGCTATCTCCATCCGCTCGACCGGGCCGAGATCGGGGAGGCCGTCGACGGCGAGAGCCACGCCTGGGTCGAGGTGTGGACCGGTGGTTGGTGGGCGATCGACCCGACCAACAACAAGTTCGTCGACGACCATCACGTGACGGTCGGGACCGGCCGCGACTACGCCGACCTGACCCCGGTCAAGGGGATCTACACCGGCGGCGCCGGCTCCGAACTGGATGTCACGGTTCGGATCACCCGCCTGGCGTGA
- a CDS encoding alpha-E domain-containing protein: protein MMLARNADSLYWIGRYVERADDVARILDVAVQQLLEDTTVDTDSTARHVLGVLGFDTEPDVPETVWSMVDRVAYDPSDPRSLLGLIAAARENARGAREVISSEMWECLNATYMGLGDAERRARLIGPHAFLSHVKERAAMFAGLTDATLSHDDGYSYLIVGRSIERVDMTVRLLMSRSAYRRDALSWMSLLVAAGAQDTYIHAYRGAVDTENVVEFMILDRLFPRSVFHSLRVAERHLAELDNRPDRVGSQSTALTLLGRARSSIEFIGVADMVRDLPAYLDDLQNTCREVSESIAEEHFHVEPWVSWTDAGLSFDYGTPPGATDQGNH from the coding sequence CTGATGCTCGCCCGCAACGCCGACTCCCTGTACTGGATCGGGCGCTACGTCGAACGCGCCGACGACGTCGCCCGCATCCTCGACGTCGCCGTCCAGCAATTGCTCGAAGACACCACGGTCGACACCGATTCCACCGCACGCCACGTACTCGGCGTCCTCGGGTTCGACACCGAGCCGGACGTGCCGGAGACGGTGTGGTCGATGGTCGACCGCGTCGCCTACGACCCCTCCGACCCGCGGTCGCTGCTCGGCCTGATCGCCGCCGCGCGGGAGAACGCCCGCGGCGCGCGCGAGGTCATCTCCAGCGAGATGTGGGAATGCCTCAACGCCACCTACATGGGTCTGGGCGACGCGGAGCGACGGGCACGGCTCATCGGCCCCCACGCCTTCCTCTCCCACGTCAAAGAGCGGGCGGCGATGTTCGCCGGCCTCACCGATGCGACGTTGAGCCACGACGACGGGTACAGCTACCTGATCGTCGGCCGGTCCATCGAGCGGGTCGACATGACGGTCCGACTGCTCATGTCGCGCTCGGCCTACCGGCGCGACGCACTCTCGTGGATGAGCCTGCTCGTCGCGGCGGGCGCGCAGGACACCTACATCCACGCCTACCGGGGGGCCGTCGACACCGAGAACGTCGTGGAGTTCATGATCCTCGACCGGCTGTTCCCCCGCTCCGTCTTCCATTCGCTGCGGGTCGCCGAGCGCCACCTCGCCGAACTCGACAACCGCCCCGACCGGGTGGGGTCGCAGTCCACGGCGTTGACCCTCCTGGGCCGGGCGCGCAGCTCGATCGAGTTCATCGGCGTCGCCGACATGGTCCGCGACCTGCCCGCCTATCTCGACGATCTCCAGAACACCTGCCGCGAGGTCAGCGAGTCGATCGCCGAGGAGCATTTCCACGTCGAGCCGTGGGTGTCCTGGACCGATGCCGGCCTCAGCTTCGACTACGGCACCCCGCCCGGCGCCACCGACCAAGGGAACCACTGA